Proteins encoded in a region of the Thermodesulfobacteriota bacterium genome:
- a CDS encoding helix-turn-helix domain-containing protein, producing MAKLHSEKTINSEVFRIVEDIIGCKWSIQTLQLIKNGVNRPGAMVRSVDGLTTNVLNERLSKMVRYKILEKNSYPEIPPRVEYKFTEFGKGFLSLLDQINKLKEFYESDIIGRKISNLTQSVKK from the coding sequence ATAAATTCAGAGGTATTCAGGATCGTTGAAGACATCATAGGTTGTAAGTGGTCAATACAAACCTTGCAATTGATCAAAAATGGTGTTAACAGGCCCGGAGCCATGGTTAGGAGTGTGGATGGACTCACTACAAATGTCCTGAATGAAAGATTATCGAAGATGGTAAGATACAAAATCTTGGAAAAAAATTCCTACCCTGAGATTCCGCCCAGAGTTGAATATAAATTCACCGAATTCGGAAAAGGATTTTTAAGCTTATTAGACCAGATCAACAAGTTAAAAGAATTTTATGAATCAGATATTATTGGGCGAAAAATTTCCAATCTGACCCAGTCTGTAAAAAAGTAG